A window of the Bdellovibrio sp. ZAP7 genome harbors these coding sequences:
- a CDS encoding mechanosensitive ion channel family protein: MAEKFIKIHVLYDILQLEGYILIGSLLALAWLFYKFFLKEVSDERHKSIRNHFRILLRHFVILSFLFVLFIFMQSSEAQLGSINRFTPYVAVMTFIWANVVFVKTARLMVLQYLFLGSMKHGVPLLLVNIFSLIMSIALLFWGINRIFGLELGPLLATSAAASVILGLALQDTLGNLFAGISLQLDRNFEIGDWLEIVSGIQKATGQVKEISWRSTTLIGFSDEVITFSNRFMANAQISNFSPPDNPILRRQIFRLAYGSNIELAKQILEKVVSGIGEVRGIPAPWAYVSDANENWVELKIIYFIDHYSAQYSIGDKVYTRGIAELTSAGVKLARQVVEISSKNTPDVTSQL; this comes from the coding sequence ATGGCAGAGAAGTTCATCAAAATTCATGTACTGTACGACATTCTTCAACTGGAAGGTTACATCCTGATTGGAAGTCTCCTCGCACTGGCGTGGCTCTTTTATAAGTTTTTTTTAAAAGAGGTCAGCGATGAACGTCATAAAAGTATTCGCAATCATTTCCGTATTTTACTTCGTCACTTCGTTATTCTAAGTTTTCTTTTTGTCTTATTTATTTTCATGCAAAGTTCAGAAGCTCAGCTGGGAAGTATAAATCGTTTCACGCCTTACGTCGCCGTGATGACGTTTATCTGGGCGAACGTGGTTTTCGTAAAAACCGCGCGTCTCATGGTACTCCAGTACCTTTTCCTAGGTTCCATGAAGCATGGTGTTCCCCTGCTTCTGGTAAATATTTTTTCATTAATCATGTCCATCGCTCTTTTATTTTGGGGCATCAATCGCATCTTTGGTTTAGAACTGGGACCTTTGCTGGCAACATCTGCTGCGGCGTCGGTAATTCTGGGTTTGGCTTTGCAAGATACGCTGGGAAATCTTTTTGCCGGAATTTCTTTGCAATTGGATCGCAACTTTGAAATCGGTGACTGGTTGGAAATCGTCAGCGGTATTCAAAAAGCGACAGGCCAAGTGAAAGAAATTTCCTGGAGATCGACGACTTTGATTGGTTTTTCTGACGAAGTGATTACGTTTTCCAATCGCTTTATGGCGAATGCGCAGATTTCTAATTTCTCCCCGCCTGACAATCCGATTTTGCGTCGTCAGATTTTCCGCCTGGCTTATGGGTCGAATATTGAACTCGCCAAACAAATCCTGGAGAAAGTGGTTTCTGGCATTGGGGAGGTCCGTGGCATCCCGGCACCGTGGGCTTACGTGTCTGACGCCAACGAAAACTGGGTGGAACTGAAAATAATTTACTTTATCGACCACTATAGCGCCCAATACAGCATTGGGGATAAGGTCTATACCCGCGGTATAGCGGAACTGACGTCAGCAGGCGTGAAATTAGCTCGACAAGTCGTCGAAATTTCGTCTAAAAATACTCCTGATGTCACAAGTCAACTTTGA
- a CDS encoding murein L,D-transpeptidase family protein has product MKTLSLVLSVLISAGSFAFADTRSYCDEIERLDQLQHLTSDQFKNFFIDGTKIDRIVISKDRKKLYALRDDVVLKSYDVAFGSVPYGPKQFEGDHKTPEGIYTIDSKNPESAYYLGLHIDYPNKADRAFAKSKGRSAGGDIMIHGFPNDAAKNAMVSAVHPFYNWTTGCIALTNLEIQQLYTMTKKGTKVEICKMKAPPTQPAPPPETPQPPEDVEQ; this is encoded by the coding sequence ATGAAAACACTCTCTTTAGTCCTATCCGTTTTGATTTCCGCAGGCAGTTTCGCTTTCGCTGACACTCGCTCTTATTGTGATGAGATAGAGCGTTTGGATCAGTTGCAGCACTTAACATCTGATCAATTCAAAAACTTCTTTATTGATGGAACTAAAATTGATCGCATTGTCATTTCCAAAGATCGCAAAAAACTTTATGCGCTTCGTGATGATGTGGTTTTGAAATCTTACGATGTGGCGTTTGGTTCTGTTCCGTACGGACCAAAACAATTCGAGGGCGATCATAAAACTCCAGAAGGCATCTATACGATTGACTCTAAAAACCCAGAAAGCGCTTATTACCTGGGGCTCCATATCGATTATCCAAATAAGGCGGATCGCGCGTTTGCGAAATCCAAAGGTCGTTCTGCTGGTGGCGATATTATGATCCATGGGTTTCCTAATGATGCCGCTAAAAATGCCATGGTCTCAGCGGTTCATCCTTTTTATAACTGGACAACCGGATGCATTGCTTTGACGAACTTGGAAATCCAACAGCTCTACACGATGACTAAAAAAGGAACGAAGGTGGAGATCTGTAAAATGAAAGCACCACCTACTCAACCTGCACCTCCCCCAGAAACCCCTCAGCCACCGGAAGACGTGGAACAGTAG
- a CDS encoding RDD family protein: MASVIDGLVLIAISCAFLVLFSLLMKTNASVVIKNYFHTESQIMLLVEIYAVSAWVYLIATRVLTGSSIGEWACNIRLGQPHERLETRYVLRVLARSTLIVVTGVVTLPALSLILGGDLTGKLCGLRLFSLK, from the coding sequence ATGGCATCAGTCATTGATGGCCTGGTTCTGATCGCGATCAGCTGTGCATTCTTGGTTTTGTTTTCACTCTTGATGAAAACTAATGCCAGCGTCGTGATTAAAAACTATTTCCATACTGAATCGCAAATTATGTTACTGGTCGAAATCTATGCGGTGAGTGCGTGGGTGTATTTGATTGCAACCCGGGTGCTGACGGGTTCTAGCATTGGTGAATGGGCTTGTAATATCCGATTGGGGCAACCCCATGAACGCTTGGAAACTCGTTATGTCTTGCGCGTATTAGCGCGCTCTACGCTGATCGTAGTGACTGGCGTTGTCACTCTGCCAGCATTGTCTTTGATTTTGGGTGGAGATTTGACCGGCAAGCTTTGCGGTCTTCGTTTATTTTCTTTGAAGTAA
- a CDS encoding class I SAM-dependent RNA methyltransferase codes for MTVTDSQTLIPCPYKDTCSGCQLLDQPYSKQVQSKTAELRGLLQSHDLLVPERIEFLSAGTGYLRDRLDFSLQDGRLGLYGKNSREIVDIEICAQLSSELQTWYTEFRKIKWPFSKGSIRLRVGTEGQRGVWLDFANVDIKALLDEQSTLKNLQEQAFVEIGQRRKIPVWNGQEFKLKDPELNVWFTTWMGDLAVKLYCHVASFTQPSLKANKLIADKISSWVNQFPQARIIEFGSGIGNLTLPALTTAKSVLACEIDALSLEGLEKTVLMLPSELKSHSQKLTIYRGDFQKKILQDFSQFDGVLANPPRSGLMGFLNPLEKLNQEQRPPFFIYMSCFPESMAKDMQRLQSFGYQIKELAILDQFPQTTHYEVLGLLQRK; via the coding sequence ATGACTGTAACTGACTCACAAACTCTTATTCCATGCCCTTACAAAGATACCTGCTCTGGTTGCCAGCTGCTGGATCAACCCTATAGCAAGCAAGTTCAAAGCAAAACGGCTGAGCTGCGTGGACTTTTACAAAGTCACGACTTACTTGTTCCTGAAAGAATCGAATTCTTAAGTGCCGGAACAGGATATCTACGGGACCGCTTGGATTTCAGTCTGCAGGACGGTCGCTTGGGTCTTTATGGTAAAAATTCTCGCGAGATCGTGGATATTGAAATTTGCGCACAACTTTCTTCAGAACTTCAGACTTGGTATACAGAATTCAGAAAAATCAAATGGCCTTTCAGCAAAGGCTCCATCCGTTTGCGCGTGGGAACTGAAGGTCAACGTGGGGTTTGGCTTGATTTCGCGAATGTCGACATCAAAGCCCTTTTGGACGAACAATCCACTCTTAAAAATCTTCAGGAACAAGCCTTCGTTGAGATTGGTCAACGCCGCAAAATCCCCGTATGGAATGGACAAGAATTCAAACTAAAGGATCCCGAGCTGAATGTTTGGTTCACAACATGGATGGGCGATCTGGCTGTGAAACTTTACTGCCATGTTGCGAGCTTTACACAGCCAAGCCTTAAGGCAAATAAACTGATTGCAGATAAAATCTCCTCTTGGGTGAATCAATTCCCTCAGGCACGTATTATTGAATTCGGTTCTGGAATTGGTAATTTAACTTTACCAGCACTGACGACAGCAAAATCTGTTTTGGCCTGCGAGATCGACGCACTTTCTTTGGAAGGGCTTGAAAAAACAGTTCTTATGTTACCTTCCGAATTAAAATCCCACAGTCAGAAATTAACAATTTACCGGGGAGATTTTCAAAAGAAAATTCTGCAGGATTTTAGTCAGTTCGATGGAGTTTTGGCAAACCCACCCCGCTCAGGTCTGATGGGATTCTTAAATCCGTTGGAAAAACTGAATCAGGAGCAAAGACCGCCATTTTTCATTTATATGTCGTGCTTTCCAGAGTCGATGGCGAAAGACATGCAACGTCTTCAGTCATTTGGATATCAAATCAAAGAGCTTGCGATACTGGATCAGTTCCCGCAAACAACTCACTATGAAGTTTTAGGCTTACTTCAAAGAAAATAA
- a CDS encoding 2'-5' RNA ligase family protein, with product MRAIQWVFIMLVLSSCVTAPPETKLPEIKYTDEIYSPAPFVAHEGSGAFKNYLAMNLEYKGYQPLLKQVEEILKSPLKNRGEAHITVISPVEFDKVLSRHLKMKDIHQVAEQMNLQKSAYHPLCLGKGALNIQGKEESTYFIVVESETLFKVRQAIEALYIKKGGKSGEFNPELFFPHVTLGYTERDLHYEDGVKKDAASCIYKLEPVPRSK from the coding sequence ATGCGCGCAATTCAATGGGTTTTCATTATGCTAGTGCTAAGCTCTTGTGTAACTGCGCCACCGGAAACAAAACTTCCTGAAATCAAATACACGGACGAAATCTACTCTCCAGCGCCCTTTGTGGCTCATGAAGGCAGTGGTGCTTTTAAAAATTACCTGGCAATGAATTTGGAATACAAAGGCTATCAACCTCTGTTGAAGCAAGTCGAAGAAATTTTGAAATCGCCCTTAAAAAACCGCGGCGAGGCTCACATCACGGTGATCTCACCCGTCGAGTTTGATAAAGTTTTAAGCCGTCATTTGAAAATGAAGGACATTCATCAGGTGGCAGAGCAAATGAACCTGCAAAAAAGTGCCTATCATCCGCTGTGCCTGGGAAAAGGCGCCTTAAATATCCAAGGAAAAGAGGAAAGCACGTATTTCATCGTGGTGGAATCGGAAACTCTGTTTAAGGTTCGTCAGGCCATTGAGGCGTTGTATATCAAAAAGGGTGGGAAATCTGGTGAATTTAATCCGGAATTGTTTTTCCCCCACGTGACTCTGGGTTATACTGAACGCGATCTACACTATGAAGATGGCGTGAAAAAAGACGCTGCCAGCTGCATATACAAATTGGAGCCTGTGCCCCGTTCTAAATGA
- a CDS encoding M28 family peptidase: MKANVPESHGGAVAGSFVNSPNNLLSETRQLTFVGPKSGEGYFSPDGRYMIFQSEREPGNPFYQMYVMDLKNGETRRVSPGLGKTTCGWIHPSMKKVMFSSTHSDPDAKKKMAEEVENRKKAVKAKYSWSFDENYDIWTSNLDGKNLKRLTKEKGYDAEGAYSPDGKFIVFASNRAGFTEKLSADDQKLFEQDPSYMMDIYIMKADGTGVKRLTDSKGYDGGPFFSADGKKITWRRFNAAGTTAEIYTMNVDGSDQKPVTHMKAMSWAPFFHPSGDYIVFGSSALGFANFELFIVDAAGKSEPVRVTFADDFDGLPVFTPDGKHLSWTHRNQKGDSQIVMAKWDDAQARRLLKLPSLDPSKASLSVDINMDDLKTWIAYLTQNEFAGRSTGGTQEKVYTDKIAEAFKAWGLKPAGVHGTYFQSFEFTSGVSLGDKNLLELIGKGQTSYKLSQDYEPLSFSKTGPVSGAPIVFVGYGIKAPASDKEAAYDSYKGLDVKNKWVMVLADLPANIPSTRRQYLNLYSRMQHKVTVAKNEGAIGLIAVHGPLSDLKDQFGKIKFEGSLSESSIAVIRLSTAAASTIVQDAGKDLKSEQALLDKGEVQPGFAIPSKYLKGNIDLQFQKSKGTNVIAELPVKGAMTSVLIGAHGDHLGLGMAGSSLAKKEEAGLPHGGADDNASGVAGVLELAHSYAQLQKSSPGKLKKNLMFAVWSGEELGNLGSTHFTKTLQGKKIEAYLNMDMVGRLRDRLFVQGLGSGDTWSAMAERVEAQTHLPLVIQDDPYLPTDSLALYMAGIPTAHFFTGAHSEYHTPRDTMDLINFEGLVKVLGVVKGFSDQIVMTSKPSVKYVKVASSQNNMEGRSFRVYVGTIPDYTQEGTKGVLLSGVSKDSPAEKAGLLEKDVLIEFDNTKIDNIYDYVYALQAVKPNKETNLKVLRQGKVVELKVTPKLKE, translated from the coding sequence ATGAAAGCAAACGTTCCCGAGTCTCATGGTGGAGCGGTCGCGGGTTCATTTGTAAACTCCCCGAACAATTTGTTGAGCGAAACACGTCAGTTAACCTTTGTCGGTCCTAAATCGGGCGAAGGATATTTCAGTCCTGACGGCCGTTATATGATCTTTCAAAGCGAAAGAGAGCCAGGCAATCCCTTCTATCAAATGTACGTGATGGATCTTAAAAATGGCGAAACACGCCGTGTGTCTCCTGGATTGGGTAAAACCACTTGTGGATGGATTCATCCATCCATGAAAAAAGTGATGTTCTCCTCCACGCATTCGGATCCTGATGCGAAAAAGAAAATGGCGGAAGAGGTCGAGAATCGCAAGAAAGCGGTGAAGGCTAAGTACTCCTGGAGTTTTGATGAAAACTACGACATTTGGACCTCGAATTTGGATGGCAAAAATCTAAAAAGGCTGACGAAAGAAAAAGGCTACGACGCGGAGGGGGCCTATTCTCCAGATGGTAAATTCATTGTCTTTGCTTCAAACCGTGCGGGTTTCACAGAAAAGCTTTCAGCGGATGATCAAAAGCTGTTTGAGCAGGACCCTTCCTACATGATGGATATTTATATCATGAAGGCTGATGGTACGGGCGTGAAACGTCTGACAGATTCCAAAGGATATGATGGAGGTCCGTTCTTTAGCGCTGATGGCAAAAAAATCACATGGCGTCGTTTCAATGCGGCGGGTACCACTGCCGAGATCTACACCATGAATGTTGATGGTTCCGATCAAAAGCCTGTCACTCATATGAAGGCGATGTCCTGGGCGCCCTTCTTTCACCCCTCAGGTGATTACATTGTCTTTGGGTCCAGTGCTCTTGGGTTTGCTAATTTTGAACTTTTCATCGTTGATGCTGCAGGAAAATCTGAACCTGTGCGTGTGACATTTGCGGATGATTTCGATGGTCTTCCTGTGTTCACTCCCGATGGCAAGCATCTGTCCTGGACTCATCGTAATCAAAAAGGGGATTCCCAGATCGTGATGGCGAAATGGGATGATGCTCAGGCGCGACGTCTTTTAAAACTTCCTTCTCTGGACCCCAGCAAGGCTTCTTTGTCTGTTGATATCAATATGGATGATCTGAAAACTTGGATCGCTTATTTAACACAAAATGAATTCGCAGGACGCAGTACGGGTGGCACTCAGGAGAAGGTTTATACTGACAAAATTGCTGAAGCCTTTAAGGCCTGGGGTTTGAAACCTGCAGGAGTTCATGGGACTTACTTCCAATCCTTCGAATTTACTTCAGGCGTGAGTCTGGGAGATAAGAACTTACTTGAACTCATTGGTAAAGGTCAGACATCTTACAAGCTTTCTCAAGATTACGAGCCCCTGTCGTTCTCTAAAACAGGACCTGTCAGTGGGGCTCCGATTGTCTTTGTCGGGTACGGAATTAAAGCGCCGGCTTCAGATAAAGAAGCGGCCTACGACTCCTATAAAGGTCTCGATGTTAAAAACAAATGGGTTATGGTGCTTGCGGATTTACCAGCAAATATTCCATCGACTCGTCGCCAGTATTTGAATCTGTATTCCAGAATGCAACATAAGGTGACGGTTGCGAAAAATGAAGGTGCCATCGGTTTGATCGCGGTTCATGGGCCTTTAAGTGATTTGAAAGATCAGTTCGGGAAAATCAAATTTGAAGGCTCTCTGTCAGAGTCCAGCATTGCAGTGATTCGACTTTCAACAGCCGCGGCATCCACCATAGTTCAAGATGCTGGGAAGGATTTGAAATCTGAACAAGCTCTTTTGGACAAGGGTGAGGTTCAACCAGGATTTGCAATTCCTTCCAAGTACTTAAAAGGCAATATTGATCTGCAATTTCAAAAGTCCAAAGGCACGAACGTGATCGCGGAGCTTCCTGTGAAAGGTGCGATGACTTCGGTTTTGATTGGAGCCCACGGAGATCATTTGGGTCTAGGTATGGCGGGTAGTTCCCTCGCTAAAAAAGAAGAAGCGGGTCTGCCTCATGGAGGAGCTGATGACAATGCTTCAGGAGTCGCCGGCGTTTTGGAGCTGGCTCATTCCTATGCTCAACTGCAAAAGTCTTCCCCAGGAAAGCTTAAGAAGAACTTGATGTTTGCTGTTTGGTCCGGCGAAGAGCTTGGTAATTTAGGTTCTACTCATTTCACTAAAACTCTTCAGGGTAAAAAAATTGAAGCTTATCTGAATATGGATATGGTGGGGCGCCTGCGTGATCGCTTGTTTGTTCAAGGTTTGGGCTCTGGAGATACTTGGAGTGCCATGGCTGAACGTGTGGAGGCTCAAACGCATTTACCATTGGTGATACAGGATGACCCCTATTTGCCGACCGATTCATTGGCATTGTACATGGCAGGCATTCCGACAGCTCATTTCTTTACGGGGGCGCATTCTGAATACCACACACCAAGAGACACCATGGATCTGATTAACTTTGAAGGTCTAGTTAAAGTATTAGGTGTAGTTAAAGGCTTTAGTGATCAGATTGTTATGACTTCTAAGCCAAGTGTTAAATACGTGAAGGTCGCAAGCTCGCAAAACAACATGGAAGGTCGCAGTTTCCGCGTCTATGTGGGAACAATCCCGGACTATACACAAGAAGGTACGAAAGGCGTTTTGCTTTCAGGAGTTTCCAAAGACAGTCCAGCTGAAAAAGCCGGTTTGCTTGAAAAGGATGTCTTGATCGAGTTCGATAACACCAAAATCGACAATATCTATGACTACGTTTATGCGCTTCAAGCGGTGAAACCTAACAAAGAAACGAACTTGAAAGTTCTAAGACAGGGCAAAGTCGTGGAATTAAAAGTCACACCGAAACTCAAAGAGTAA
- a CDS encoding alpha/beta hydrolase-fold protein yields the protein MRRLAFISALFTLLYLKISVAGVLDYSCSSKTLNGVNFKYCINQVDRTRNHDIVYFFHGISANAESWFNKGDTRSISKRWLLKGYEPTVITISFGPAWMLVDNAKARTLPLFKDHILPFLENEVGGLGQGRRMLIGQSMGGFNAAEATLRMPGYFSKALLLCPALSVIGPYSSSQDIADYKQRTRAESFLVDSLIDISKNFIVDAADWDHHDPLKLPVSYPQGVLKPVYYVSTGRGDNFGFQEGSQLFVNITNKYSFQAQWAPVYGYHCSFNRQGAADFIRGVSK from the coding sequence GTGCGAAGACTTGCGTTTATTTCAGCGCTCTTCACTTTGCTATATCTAAAGATATCTGTCGCTGGTGTCTTAGATTATAGCTGCTCTTCGAAAACTCTGAATGGCGTCAATTTCAAATATTGTATCAATCAAGTTGATCGCACTCGCAATCACGACATCGTCTATTTCTTTCACGGCATCTCTGCCAACGCCGAATCCTGGTTTAATAAAGGCGACACGCGATCCATATCCAAACGCTGGTTACTAAAGGGTTATGAACCGACAGTCATCACAATCTCTTTCGGTCCGGCTTGGATGCTGGTGGATAATGCCAAAGCCAGAACTCTGCCTCTTTTTAAAGATCACATTCTGCCATTCTTAGAAAATGAAGTGGGTGGTTTGGGGCAAGGTCGACGGATGTTGATTGGGCAATCTATGGGGGGCTTTAACGCGGCTGAAGCGACGTTAAGAATGCCTGGATATTTTTCGAAGGCACTTCTTTTGTGTCCCGCTTTATCGGTCATTGGCCCTTATTCAAGCAGCCAGGATATCGCAGACTACAAGCAGCGAACGCGGGCTGAAAGCTTCCTGGTGGATTCTCTTATCGATATTTCAAAAAACTTTATTGTCGATGCTGCGGATTGGGATCACCACGATCCCTTGAAATTACCGGTGTCCTATCCTCAAGGGGTTTTGAAGCCAGTGTATTATGTATCAACGGGTCGGGGAGACAATTTCGGCTTCCAAGAGGGCTCTCAATTATTCGTTAACATCACAAATAAATATAGCTTCCAGGCACAGTGGGCACCCGTTTATGGATATCACTGCAGTTTCAATCGTCAGGGAGCCGCTGATTTTATTAGAGGAGTTTCGAAATGA
- a CDS encoding KH domain-containing protein yields the protein MNDMESYKGFKEENRIKGDDINADEYREEIRQLIEKVVRFLVDQPETVTVTTYVGPKTTVYRVNCAKDNLGQVIGAQGKTIMGLRAVVHAMTARNGIRSIVEIPV from the coding sequence ATGAACGATATGGAATCATATAAAGGTTTTAAAGAAGAAAATCGCATCAAAGGTGATGACATAAATGCTGATGAATACCGCGAGGAAATCCGGCAACTGATCGAAAAAGTGGTTCGCTTCTTAGTGGACCAGCCTGAAACAGTCACGGTCACGACTTATGTGGGACCAAAGACGACGGTTTACCGTGTGAATTGTGCGAAAGACAATTTAGGTCAAGTTATCGGAGCTCAAGGAAAAACCATCATGGGATTGCGGGCCGTTGTACATGCCATGACAGCACGAAATGGAATCCGTTCTATTGTGGAGATTCCGGTATAG
- a CDS encoding tetratricopeptide repeat protein produces the protein MKNRKTAIILFVILVIVIVLAVIFFPKKTGNEAGESVATVDSTQPPVIPENRITRVQLPQGTDQVIYHDEAQPEKPVITLNTGNFESFVLKCFQGENCVLGDDPMKMYQDFKAAGNNRAIDSLISFLRSKLRKPEFKDQYKDIVKKMIEDFYPPEEKQFQEAAYYNYLGDLNKSLELYLDLKEKAKTNPKLHDVPNLNIANTYYDLKRYSDAQPYYEAALLDYTSGKFKSTPDPTPFVEERISEIKARLYHTQ, from the coding sequence ATGAAAAACAGAAAAACCGCCATCATTCTTTTTGTGATTTTAGTCATCGTGATTGTTCTAGCCGTGATTTTCTTCCCGAAAAAAACGGGTAATGAGGCCGGGGAGTCGGTCGCAACAGTTGATTCGACTCAGCCCCCTGTTATTCCGGAAAACAGAATCACCCGTGTTCAGCTTCCTCAAGGCACAGATCAAGTGATCTATCACGATGAGGCTCAACCCGAAAAACCGGTGATTACTTTGAACACAGGTAATTTTGAAAGCTTTGTTCTAAAGTGCTTTCAAGGCGAAAATTGTGTTTTGGGCGATGACCCCATGAAAATGTACCAGGACTTTAAGGCGGCCGGAAATAACCGGGCAATTGATAGTTTGATTTCATTTTTACGTTCTAAATTAAGAAAACCTGAATTCAAAGATCAGTACAAAGACATCGTAAAAAAAATGATCGAAGATTTTTATCCACCGGAAGAAAAACAATTTCAGGAAGCCGCTTATTACAATTACCTGGGTGATTTAAATAAGTCTTTGGAATTGTATTTGGATCTCAAAGAAAAAGCGAAAACAAATCCCAAACTTCATGATGTTCCGAATTTGAATATCGCTAACACTTATTACGACTTAAAAAGATACTCTGATGCTCAACCTTACTATGAGGCAGCCTTACTGGACTATACTTCTGGAAAGTTCAAATCAACTCCAGACCCAACTCCATTTGTGGAAGAGCGTATTTCTGAAATCAAAGCACGACTTTATCACACTCAATAG
- a CDS encoding PQQ-binding-like beta-propeller repeat protein produces the protein MKFLIFGALALFMMGCTTIDQSVDKTMEQWRALNNSKRTFEVKTAWVRQTTQKDNLGFRKINRMTPILAGSLVIQGNGMDGISAYGREDGQLKWRLPVKNGVEPSATLIRDRLFVGASDGNFYSIEASTGRVQWTFPTKSENLSEPLLDEGIVYFLAGNNVLYALDAATGRQVWLYSRQDTSVFSIRGGSKPAIRNGVLYIGFSDGSLVAFNAKSGAVTWELQLNRNKRFRDIDASPILDGEQIYIAGYDDKLYAVSAAKGEVLWRVDQGGYSSVTIVGDRVYYPTTTGEVLALNKSNGQKVWSFKVKDGIATQVKVFKGILTFGESQGRLQFLDAGTGQVLGDMEPGRGILSAPQVDEKMDRVYFISGEANLYAIDAQWVRTIN, from the coding sequence ATGAAGTTTTTGATTTTTGGGGCTTTGGCTCTTTTTATGATGGGATGTACGACAATTGACCAGTCCGTAGATAAAACTATGGAGCAATGGCGTGCGCTCAATAACAGCAAAAGAACTTTCGAAGTTAAGACCGCATGGGTTCGTCAAACGACTCAAAAAGATAATCTGGGCTTCCGTAAAATCAATCGTATGACGCCGATCTTGGCCGGCAGCCTGGTTATTCAGGGTAACGGTATGGATGGTATTTCCGCTTATGGCCGCGAAGACGGTCAGTTGAAATGGCGTCTGCCAGTTAAAAACGGTGTTGAACCTAGTGCGACTTTGATTCGTGACCGTCTGTTTGTTGGTGCTAGTGATGGTAATTTCTATTCCATCGAAGCTAGTACTGGTCGCGTGCAATGGACCTTCCCAACGAAATCAGAAAACTTGTCCGAGCCGTTGCTTGATGAAGGTATTGTGTATTTCCTAGCGGGAAATAACGTTCTTTATGCATTAGATGCAGCCACAGGCCGTCAAGTTTGGTTGTACTCTCGTCAGGACACTTCGGTGTTCTCAATTCGTGGTGGCAGCAAGCCAGCGATCCGTAATGGAGTTCTTTATATTGGGTTCTCCGATGGTTCTTTGGTCGCGTTCAACGCGAAATCAGGGGCTGTAACTTGGGAATTGCAATTAAACCGCAACAAACGTTTCCGTGATATCGATGCGAGTCCTATTTTGGATGGGGAGCAAATCTATATCGCTGGATATGATGACAAGCTTTATGCCGTTTCTGCTGCCAAAGGTGAAGTCTTGTGGCGTGTGGATCAAGGTGGCTATAGCTCGGTTACAATTGTTGGCGATCGTGTGTATTATCCAACGACAACGGGTGAGGTTTTAGCTTTAAATAAATCCAATGGCCAAAAGGTCTGGAGCTTTAAAGTTAAAGACGGTATCGCAACGCAAGTAAAAGTCTTTAAAGGCATTCTGACCTTTGGTGAATCTCAAGGTCGTCTGCAGTTCTTGGATGCAGGAACTGGTCAAGTCTTGGGCGATATGGAGCCAGGCCGTGGTATTTTGTCGGCTCCGCAGGTGGATGAAAAAATGGACCGTGTGTATTTCATCTCAGGTGAAGCCAATCTGTATGCGATTGATGCACAATGGGTTCGTACAATTAACTAG
- a CDS encoding tol-pal system YbgF family protein — MSTKFSKEDLKNPDQVTKTLRQGFVWTTTHSKIVITAVIAFVVIGAGASLMGYLSNKKEVATQEKYFSLEKSYTEKKRGFEEAARAEMMAATSKDKKGAPAFDPSKKASGDMQKDFGTLITGFEALINEAPKTVAGQMAALNLSDIYLSYKKYDEAAEALNKVEAGLNKSDLTSGLVWMQMGNVMADKGDCKGAIEKWNVITASKAFNFAHDEAKLRQGLCYETLNDSAKAEQLYTEVSNTADTQNTDSISSREAAKYLRLLKAKKNL; from the coding sequence TTGAGCACGAAGTTTTCTAAAGAAGATTTGAAGAACCCAGACCAAGTGACTAAAACATTGAGACAAGGCTTTGTTTGGACGACAACTCACTCCAAAATTGTGATCACTGCCGTTATCGCGTTTGTTGTTATCGGGGCTGGCGCATCTTTGATGGGCTATCTTTCCAATAAAAAAGAAGTGGCGACTCAAGAGAAATACTTCTCTTTGGAAAAATCCTACACTGAAAAAAAACGTGGCTTTGAAGAAGCAGCCCGCGCTGAAATGATGGCAGCGACCTCAAAAGATAAAAAAGGCGCTCCAGCATTTGACCCAAGCAAAAAAGCCAGCGGTGACATGCAAAAGGACTTCGGTACTTTGATCACGGGCTTTGAGGCTTTGATTAATGAAGCTCCGAAAACCGTGGCTGGCCAAATGGCGGCTTTGAATTTGAGCGATATCTACTTGTCTTACAAAAAATACGACGAAGCAGCTGAGGCTTTGAATAAAGTTGAAGCAGGTTTGAACAAGTCTGATCTGACTTCAGGTCTGGTTTGGATGCAAATGGGCAACGTCATGGCTGACAAAGGTGACTGCAAAGGTGCGATTGAAAAATGGAACGTGATTACAGCATCTAAAGCCTTTAACTTTGCTCATGATGAAGCGAAACTTCGTCAAGGTCTTTGCTATGAGACTTTAAATGACTCTGCGAAAGCAGAGCAACTATACACTGAAGTTTCCAATACAGCAGATACACAAAACACAGATTCCATCTCTTCTCGTGAAGCTGCGAAATACCTTCGTTTGTTGAAAGCGAAAAAGAATCTTTAG